Proteins from one Podospora pseudocomata strain CBS 415.72m chromosome 4, whole genome shotgun sequence genomic window:
- a CDS encoding hypothetical protein (antiSMASH:Cluster_8), with translation MKSSNLLAALLISVAAASPMAPRRAMMLTPPVEVDRRDGTTEFDPDLAFRKEKRDGTTEFDPDLAFKKNRRDGTTEFDPDLAFKRSKKRDGTTEFDPDLAF, from the exons ATGAAATCATCAAATCTCCTCGCCGCGTTGCTCATctcggtggcagcagcatcaccaatGGCTCCAC GCCGAGCCATGATGCTCACTCCGCCTGTCGAAGTTGATCGTCGTGATGGGACTACCGAGTTCGATCCAGACCTAGCGTTCAGAAAGGAAAAGCGCGATGGGACAACGGAGTTTGACCCAGACCTTGCCTTCAAGAAGAATCGCCGTGATGGGACTACCGAATTTGACCCGGACCTTGCCTTCAAGAGAAGCAAAAAGCGTGATGGTACCACAGAGTTTGATCCAGACTTGGCATTTTAG